A single region of the candidate division KSB1 bacterium genome encodes:
- the rplM gene encoding 50S ribosomal protein L13 gives METYIPKLNEINQKWLVVDADGQILGRLASEVASILRGKNKPIFTPHMDVGDHVIIINAGKIRVTGKKAKTKKYYRHTGYPGGLRSDSYSDLIKSNPAKILEKAIWGMLPHNKLGKKIYKKLKIYAGNEHPHEAQKPEKIEIG, from the coding sequence TTGGAAACATACATTCCTAAACTGAATGAAATTAATCAGAAATGGCTCGTAGTCGATGCGGATGGACAGATTCTTGGCAGGTTAGCCAGCGAAGTGGCTTCGATCTTAAGAGGTAAAAACAAACCCATTTTTACGCCACATATGGATGTTGGAGACCACGTTATTATCATCAACGCCGGCAAAATTCGCGTTACAGGCAAGAAAGCCAAGACTAAGAAATACTACCGCCATACCGGTTATCCCGGCGGCTTACGCTCGGATAGTTACTCAGACTTAATTAAAAGCAATCCCGCAAAAATTTTAGAAAAGGCTATCTGGGGAATGCTGCCTCATAACAAGTTGGGTAAGAAAATCTATAAGAAGTTAAAAATATACGCAGGAAATGAGCATCCTCATGAGGCTCAAAAACCTGAAAAAATAGAAATTGGTTAA
- a CDS encoding dihydroorotase — protein MGSTDSIKRIDKILFTNARVIEAEKLSEQKQDVVIEDGKLKEIGKISSAGFSGKVVDLHGLALCPGLIDMHVHLREPGGEHKETIETGCDSAMAGGFTGVCPMPNTTPAADNPKIIEFLKNQSKDLLVDVFPIAAVTKDRAGAVLTEMEALVQAGAVAFSDDGDPVATAGILRSAMQNAKKLDVPIIEHCEDKSFSGNWAMNEGVVSMRLGLPGIPGIAEEVMVARDIQVAECTGAKIHIAHISTAKAVDLVRQAKKQGVQVTCEVMPHHFILTEEAVSKQDTNAKMSPPLRTQQDVDAMLKGLQDGTIDVIATDHAPHAKEEKEVEFIKAPMGIVGLETALGLVLSNLVGPGLLTLSQAICKMTKRPAEILNLERGELKIGAPASLTIFDPEHEWTVDKTQFKSKSQNTPFAGWKLKGKVFGLYNKNMWWQA, from the coding sequence ATGGGTTCAACCGATTCTATAAAACGCATCGATAAAATTTTATTTACCAACGCCCGCGTCATAGAGGCTGAAAAGCTGAGCGAGCAAAAGCAGGATGTTGTGATTGAAGATGGGAAACTTAAAGAAATCGGTAAAATAAGCAGCGCTGGTTTTAGTGGTAAAGTGGTTGATTTGCATGGATTGGCGCTTTGTCCGGGTCTGATTGATATGCACGTGCATTTGCGCGAACCCGGTGGTGAGCATAAAGAAACGATTGAAACGGGATGCGACTCGGCCATGGCCGGTGGATTTACCGGTGTTTGCCCGATGCCGAACACAACCCCTGCCGCTGACAATCCGAAAATCATAGAGTTCTTGAAAAATCAATCTAAAGATTTATTGGTGGATGTCTTTCCAATTGCTGCGGTAACAAAAGATAGAGCCGGCGCCGTGCTAACGGAAATGGAAGCTTTGGTGCAAGCAGGCGCCGTGGCATTTTCAGACGATGGCGATCCGGTGGCAACAGCCGGGATTTTACGGAGCGCCATGCAAAATGCAAAAAAACTCGACGTGCCGATTATAGAGCATTGCGAAGATAAAAGTTTTTCCGGAAATTGGGCCATGAACGAGGGGGTTGTATCGATGCGTTTAGGATTGCCGGGGATTCCGGGGATTGCGGAAGAAGTTATGGTTGCCAGAGACATTCAAGTGGCCGAATGTACCGGAGCTAAAATTCACATTGCACATATTTCGACGGCCAAAGCGGTTGATTTGGTCAGGCAGGCAAAAAAACAGGGGGTTCAGGTAACTTGCGAAGTCATGCCGCACCATTTTATTCTTACTGAAGAAGCTGTGTCGAAACAGGACACAAACGCCAAAATGAGCCCGCCCTTGCGAACTCAGCAAGATGTCGACGCGATGCTGAAAGGGTTGCAGGACGGCACCATCGATGTGATTGCAACCGACCACGCGCCTCATGCCAAAGAAGAGAAAGAAGTTGAATTTATCAAAGCGCCCATGGGAATTGTCGGTTTGGAAACGGCTTTAGGATTGGTTTTATCAAACTTGGTGGGGCCCGGCCTGCTGACCCTTTCGCAAGCTATCTGCAAAATGACAAAAAGACCTGCAGAGATTCTCAACCTTGAACGAGGTGAGCTAAAAATCGGCGCCCCGGCCTCCTTGACCATCTTTGACCCTGAGCACGAGTGGACCGTTGATAAAACCCAATTCAAATCAAAATCTCAAAATACGCCATTTGCGGGTTGGAAGTTAAAAGGAAAGGTTTTTGGCCTCTACAACAAGAATATGTGGTGGCAAGCCTAA
- a CDS encoding aspartate carbamoyltransferase — protein sequence MTKKDKPEFVTNTGRLLHLIHTQQFTHELMHDFFKIANKARQLYTSAIGASFLKNCLPNMRALLYFVQPSTRTFLSFESAASILGISTAQVTSTRTSSELKGETPLDSVHTFAMYHDLIIIRYPEPGFAEQCAMQFLESDVSKHIINGGSGMDQHPTQALLDVYTLHREFLKRGGVDGKRIMFVGDLARGRAARSLIYLLCKYNDVKVDLVSPDSLKLKDDMKKYMTKHGIKFRESDSMLGFSKEADAVYMTRIQDEYDNEFSAGNIDYSAYTLTQDVIASLKPNCIVMHPLPRREEIPVSFDADPRSRYWEQVENGMWARVALIAHILECDLKIKSA from the coding sequence ATGACAAAAAAAGACAAACCAGAGTTTGTAACAAATACCGGCAGATTACTGCACCTTATCCATACCCAGCAATTCACACACGAATTGATGCACGATTTTTTTAAGATCGCGAATAAGGCGCGGCAGCTATATACCAGTGCAATCGGGGCTTCCTTTCTCAAAAATTGTCTGCCGAATATGCGCGCTCTGCTCTATTTTGTGCAGCCTTCAACTCGGACTTTCCTTTCCTTCGAATCGGCGGCATCCATTCTGGGAATTTCAACCGCGCAAGTTACCTCTACCCGTACCTCTTCGGAGTTGAAAGGAGAAACGCCTCTTGATAGCGTTCACACGTTTGCCATGTACCACGATTTGATTATTATTCGCTATCCGGAGCCGGGATTTGCTGAACAATGTGCCATGCAATTTCTCGAATCCGATGTCTCCAAACATATCATCAATGGCGGCTCAGGAATGGATCAGCATCCAACCCAGGCTCTACTTGACGTCTACACTTTGCATCGTGAATTTCTCAAAAGGGGCGGGGTAGATGGAAAACGCATTATGTTCGTCGGCGACCTCGCCAGAGGCCGGGCTGCGAGATCACTGATTTATCTTCTCTGTAAATACAATGATGTTAAAGTTGATTTGGTCTCTCCGGATTCCCTCAAGTTAAAAGATGACATGAAGAAATATATGACTAAACACGGAATTAAGTTTAGGGAAAGCGATTCGATGCTCGGTTTTTCTAAAGAAGCGGACGCGGTTTATATGACCAGAATCCAGGATGAATATGACAACGAATTCTCAGCAGGCAACATCGATTATAGTGCTTACACGTTGACCCAAGACGTCATCGCTTCTTTAAAACCAAATTGTATCGTCATGCATCCTTTGCCCAGAAGGGAAGAAATTCCGGTAAGTTTTGACGCCGACCCACGCAGCCGCTACTGGGAGCAAGTTGAAAATGGCATGTGGGCCCGGGTTGCCTTAATTGCCCACATCTTAGAATGCGATCTGAAAATAAAGTCAGCTTAA